A stretch of Plodia interpunctella isolate USDA-ARS_2022_Savannah chromosome 15, ilPloInte3.2, whole genome shotgun sequence DNA encodes these proteins:
- the LOC128675886 gene encoding clavesin-1-like isoform X2, producing the protein MCNSSYHVEKGIKMNDCFLEIAYEAELSTQEDPEMLELAEQECNENPATRDAAIQELRQMLYERGECIPLRTDDAYLLRFLRARGFVVKRAHRLMVRYYQFREQYPHLYKDVDIWELLKVRDAYEGTLYDRPDIGRLSIFKFGSWDPNEFPVEDLVKAGMLMTEIGLRQPKAQILGGTVIVDLEGVSLRHIATLSPTVAYQIVSLLGGTTPARVKSCHFINYSWTLNTFFYLFKRFIPRTSLGKIHFHGYDLNSLHKHIDPACLPPKYGGTCKYHGHFGTWLSKIKKYRDKSFDEDMKLLGYVVKE; encoded by the exons ATGTGCAATTCTTCTTAC CATGTTGAAAAGGGGATAAAAATGAACGACTGCTTCCTGGAGATAGCATACGAAGCCGAATTGAGCACACAGGAGGATCCGGAAATGCTGGAACTCGCTGAACAGGAGTGCAACGAGAACCCCGCTACCAGGGATGCAGCGATTCAGGAACTCAGGCAGATGCTATATG AGCGTGGAGAGTGCATCCCACTCCGCACAGACGACGCTTACCTGCTGCGCTTCCTTAGGGCGAGGGGTTTTGTTGTGAAGAGAGCTCACAGACTG ATGGTGCGCTACTACCAGTTCCGAGAGCAGTATCCTCACTTGTACAAAGATGTGGACATCTGGGAGCTCCTCAAAGTCAGGGACGCGTACGAAGGCACCCTCTACGACAGGCCTGATATTGGAAGactttctattttcaaattcg GCAGTTGGGACCCCAACGAGTTTCCAGTGGAGGATCTGGTGAAGGCCGGTATGCTCATGACGGAGATAGGGCTGCGGCAGCCCAAGGCCCAGATTCTGGGAGGTACCGTGATCGTGGACCTGGAGGGCGTGTCGCTGCGGCACATCGCTACCTTGTCGCCTACAGTGGCCTATCAGATTGTGTCACTATTGGGG GGAACTACACCAGCCAGAGTCAAAAGCTGCCACTTCATCAACTACTCCTGGACATTGAACACCTTCTTCTATCTCTTCAAGCGGTTCATCCCGCGAACCAGCTTGGGCAAGATCCATTTCCACGGCTACGACCTGAACTCCCTCCACAAACACATTGACCCGGCGTGCCTTCCTCCCAAATACGGAGGAACCTGTAAGTACCACGGACATTTTGGTACATGgttgtctaaaataaaaaagtatagagATAAATCATTTGATGAAGATATGAAACTGTTAGGATATGTTGttaaggaataa
- the LOC128675886 gene encoding clavesin-1-like isoform X1: MVTQSNKRPSHKLGHVEKGIKMNDCFLEIAYEAELSTQEDPEMLELAEQECNENPATRDAAIQELRQMLYERGECIPLRTDDAYLLRFLRARGFVVKRAHRLMVRYYQFREQYPHLYKDVDIWELLKVRDAYEGTLYDRPDIGRLSIFKFGSWDPNEFPVEDLVKAGMLMTEIGLRQPKAQILGGTVIVDLEGVSLRHIATLSPTVAYQIVSLLGGTTPARVKSCHFINYSWTLNTFFYLFKRFIPRTSLGKIHFHGYDLNSLHKHIDPACLPPKYGGTCKYHGHFGTWLSKIKKYRDKSFDEDMKLLGYVVKE, encoded by the exons ATGGTGACTCAGTCGAATAAGCGCCCTTCGCATAAACTTGGG CATGTTGAAAAGGGGATAAAAATGAACGACTGCTTCCTGGAGATAGCATACGAAGCCGAATTGAGCACACAGGAGGATCCGGAAATGCTGGAACTCGCTGAACAGGAGTGCAACGAGAACCCCGCTACCAGGGATGCAGCGATTCAGGAACTCAGGCAGATGCTATATG AGCGTGGAGAGTGCATCCCACTCCGCACAGACGACGCTTACCTGCTGCGCTTCCTTAGGGCGAGGGGTTTTGTTGTGAAGAGAGCTCACAGACTG ATGGTGCGCTACTACCAGTTCCGAGAGCAGTATCCTCACTTGTACAAAGATGTGGACATCTGGGAGCTCCTCAAAGTCAGGGACGCGTACGAAGGCACCCTCTACGACAGGCCTGATATTGGAAGactttctattttcaaattcg GCAGTTGGGACCCCAACGAGTTTCCAGTGGAGGATCTGGTGAAGGCCGGTATGCTCATGACGGAGATAGGGCTGCGGCAGCCCAAGGCCCAGATTCTGGGAGGTACCGTGATCGTGGACCTGGAGGGCGTGTCGCTGCGGCACATCGCTACCTTGTCGCCTACAGTGGCCTATCAGATTGTGTCACTATTGGGG GGAACTACACCAGCCAGAGTCAAAAGCTGCCACTTCATCAACTACTCCTGGACATTGAACACCTTCTTCTATCTCTTCAAGCGGTTCATCCCGCGAACCAGCTTGGGCAAGATCCATTTCCACGGCTACGACCTGAACTCCCTCCACAAACACATTGACCCGGCGTGCCTTCCTCCCAAATACGGAGGAACCTGTAAGTACCACGGACATTTTGGTACATGgttgtctaaaataaaaaagtatagagATAAATCATTTGATGAAGATATGAAACTGTTAGGATATGTTGttaaggaataa